In Halovulum dunhuangense, one genomic interval encodes:
- the soxC gene encoding sulfite dehydrogenase: MSERSGKTGSTRREFLSKSLVAGGAAMVAGKAAAAGDPAITQVQPWAQMLGEGVDARPYGTPSPFEAHVVRRNVPWLTADPVSSVSFTPLHELDGIITPNGLCFERHHAGIAEVDPGEYRLMINGLVDRPLVFTLQDLLRFPRENRVYFLECAANSGMEWRGSQLNGCQFTHGMIHNVMYTGIPLRLLLEEAGVKTSAAWIMPEGADAAAMTRSIPLEKAMDDCLVAFRMNGEALRPEQGYPVRLVVPGWEGNMWVKWLRRIEVGDQPWHHREETSAYTDLMPDGRARRFTWVMDAKSVITSPSPQAPITHGPGHTVITGVAWSGRGAILRVDVTLDGGITWHQARMSGPSFDKSMHRFYYEFDWDGRPLLLQSRAMDSTGYVQPTKEKLRELRGLSSIYHNNGIQTWAVNEQGVAENVEIS; the protein is encoded by the coding sequence ATGTCGGAAAGATCTGGAAAGACCGGTTCGACGCGGCGGGAGTTTCTCTCGAAATCCCTCGTCGCGGGCGGGGCGGCGATGGTGGCCGGAAAGGCCGCGGCGGCGGGCGATCCCGCCATCACCCAGGTGCAGCCCTGGGCGCAGATGCTGGGCGAGGGGGTGGATGCCCGCCCCTACGGCACGCCCAGCCCGTTCGAGGCGCATGTCGTGCGCCGCAACGTGCCCTGGCTGACCGCCGATCCGGTCAGTTCGGTCAGCTTCACCCCCCTGCACGAGCTTGACGGGATCATCACCCCCAACGGCCTCTGCTTCGAGCGCCACCACGCCGGCATCGCCGAGGTGGATCCGGGCGAATACCGCCTGATGATCAACGGCCTGGTGGACCGCCCGCTGGTGTTCACCCTTCAGGACCTGCTGCGCTTCCCGCGCGAGAACCGCGTCTATTTCCTCGAATGCGCCGCCAACTCGGGCATGGAATGGCGCGGCTCGCAGCTGAACGGCTGCCAGTTCACCCACGGCATGATCCACAACGTCATGTACACGGGCATCCCCCTGCGGCTGTTGCTGGAAGAGGCGGGCGTGAAGACCTCCGCCGCCTGGATCATGCCCGAAGGCGCCGACGCCGCGGCCATGACCCGCTCCATCCCGCTGGAAAAGGCGATGGACGACTGCCTCGTGGCCTTCAGGATGAACGGCGAGGCGCTGCGCCCCGAACAGGGCTATCCCGTCCGCCTCGTCGTGCCCGGCTGGGAAGGCAACATGTGGGTCAAGTGGCTCCGCCGGATCGAGGTGGGCGACCAGCCCTGGCACCACCGCGAGGAAACCTCCGCCTATACCGACCTGATGCCCGACGGCCGCGCCCGGCGCTTCACCTGGGTGATGGATGCGAAATCCGTCATCACCAGCCCCAGCCCGCAGGCCCCGATCACCCACGGCCCCGGCCACACCGTCATCACCGGCGTCGCATGGTCCGGCCGCGGCGCCATCCTGCGGGTGGACGTGACGCTCGATGGTGGCATCACCTGGCACCAGGCGCGCATGTCCGGCCCGTCCTTCGACAAGTCGATGCACCGTTTCTATTACGAATTCGACTGGGATGGCCGCCCGCTTCTGCTGCAAAGCCGCGCCATGGACTCCACCGGCTATGTCCAGCCGACAAAGGAAAAGCTGCGCGAGTTGCGCGGCCTGTCTTCGATCTACCACAACAACGGCATCCAGACCTGGGCCGTGAACGAGCAGGGAGTGGCCGAGAATGTCGAGATTTCTTGA
- a CDS encoding c-type cytochrome, with protein MSRFLELTLAATLAATPVLADGFGLGRDATPDEVAAWDIDVRPDGQGLPEGRGTVAEGEEIFTAQCAVCHGDFGEGVGRWPNIAGGQGSLADEDPVKTVGSYWPYLSTVWDYVHRAMPFGNAQSLTDDEVYALTAYILYLNDVVLEEDFELSHENFTEIRLENEDGFYMDDRDTLEVPQLTGEPCMEACKPSVEITMRARVLDVTPDTADDDAAAAPAAETAAAEPAPEAPAEESVAALDPELVAAGERAFRQCSACHQIGEGATNRVGPHLNDLFGRTAGEIDGFNYSRPFQEAGEAGLVWNDETIAAFLADPRNYVKGTRMSFRGLKSEDDAAAILAYLKSFDE; from the coding sequence ATGTCGAGATTTCTTGAGCTGACGCTGGCCGCGACGCTTGCGGCAACCCCCGTGCTGGCCGACGGCTTCGGCCTCGGGCGTGACGCGACCCCGGACGAGGTGGCCGCCTGGGACATCGACGTGCGCCCCGACGGCCAGGGCCTGCCCGAGGGCCGCGGCACCGTGGCCGAAGGCGAGGAAATCTTCACCGCCCAATGCGCCGTCTGCCACGGCGATTTCGGCGAAGGCGTGGGCCGCTGGCCCAACATCGCCGGCGGCCAGGGCAGCCTTGCGGACGAGGATCCGGTCAAGACCGTGGGCTCCTACTGGCCCTATCTCTCGACCGTCTGGGATTATGTCCACCGCGCCATGCCCTTCGGCAACGCCCAGTCGCTGACCGATGACGAGGTCTATGCGCTGACCGCCTACATCCTCTATCTCAACGACGTGGTCCTCGAAGAGGATTTCGAGTTGAGCCACGAGAACTTCACCGAGATCCGGCTGGAGAACGAGGACGGCTTCTACATGGACGATCGGGACACGCTGGAAGTGCCCCAGCTGACCGGCGAGCCCTGCATGGAGGCCTGCAAGCCCTCGGTCGAGATCACCATGCGGGCCCGCGTGCTCGATGTGACCCCCGACACCGCGGACGACGACGCGGCAGCCGCACCCGCCGCCGAAACGGCCGCCGCCGAACCCGCGCCCGAAGCCCCGGCCGAGGAATCCGTTGCCGCCCTCGACCCCGAACTGGTCGCCGCCGGCGAACGCGCCTTCCGCCAGTGCTCGGCCTGCCACCAGATCGGCGAGGGGGCCACCAACCGCGTCGGCCCGCATCTGAACGACCTGTTCGGCCGCACCGCCGGGGAAATCGACGGCTTCAACTACTCTCGCCCCTTCCAAGAAGCCGGCGAAGCTGGTTTAGTGTGGAACGACGAGACGATAGCGGCGTTCCTCGCGGACCCGCGCAACTATGTGAAAGGCACGCGCATGTCCTTCCGGGGCCTGAAAAGCGAAGACGACGCAGCGGCGATCCTTGCCTACCTGAAGTCCTTCGACGAGTGA
- a CDS encoding c-type cytochrome, with translation MKAYGLLAIMATVWGSQAVAADVLGDAARGETLFRQCATCHQIGEGAANRVGPHLNDLYGRKAGSLDDFRYSDGMVRAGTNGLVWDAESLDAFIEKPRALVSGTRMSYSGMRDPQDRADLLAWLRGHSASPADIPEAEPTARASDHDLDPAILAIAGDPAYGEYLAGECTTCHQRDGSNQGIPSITGWPVEDFVVAMHAYKSKKRMNPVMQTVAGSLGDQEIASLAAYFANLDQ, from the coding sequence ATGAAGGCATACGGACTGCTCGCGATCATGGCCACGGTCTGGGGATCCCAGGCCGTGGCCGCCGACGTTCTGGGCGACGCCGCCAGGGGCGAGACGCTGTTCCGCCAATGCGCCACCTGCCACCAGATCGGCGAGGGGGCGGCCAACCGCGTCGGCCCGCATCTGAACGACCTCTACGGCCGCAAGGCCGGCAGCCTCGACGACTTCCGCTATTCCGACGGCATGGTCCGCGCCGGCACCAACGGCCTGGTCTGGGACGCCGAAAGCCTCGACGCCTTCATCGAGAAGCCCCGCGCGCTGGTCTCCGGCACCCGGATGAGCTATTCCGGCATGAGGGATCCGCAGGACCGCGCCGACCTGCTGGCCTGGCTGCGCGGCCATTCGGCCAGCCCCGCCGACATCCCCGAAGCCGAACCCACCGCCCGCGCCTCGGATCACGACCTCGACCCCGCGATCCTCGCCATCGCGGGCGACCCGGCCTACGGCGAATACCTTGCCGGGGAATGCACCACCTGCCACCAGCGCGACGGCAGCAACCAGGGCATCCCCTCGATCACCGGCTGGCCGGTCGAGGATTTCGTCGTCGCCATGCACGCCTACAAATCGAAGAAACGCATGAACCCCGTCATGCAGACTGTCGCCGGAAGTCTTGGCGACCAGGAAATTGCGTCCCTCGCAGCGTATTTTGCGAATCTGGACCAATAA